The following are from one region of the Hydrogenimonas sp. SS33 genome:
- a CDS encoding polysaccharide deacetylase family protein, with protein MRSLLALWLLAAGLLADAHIFVYHRFGDTRHPSTDTSVQTLRKQFDYFRKHGYEVVPLSKLVAALKDGEPVSDRWVVLTIDDSFESFYEKGLPIFREYGYPFTLFVYTEATDKKYGDYMSWEEVNEAKRFGELGFHSHAHPHMVSKSDTYLKKDFEKGLALMERHTGRRPSYFAYPYGEYDTRVRKIAESFGFDAICNQNVGAVSERSDVMDLDRIALTGDPDLASKLKIRFLDATWLAPRAWPKEGTVGEVKVKLNEPVKARHGYLYLTGYGWERVDIREGAVDTRWHKPLKKRRSRLILKVDRDKINTKILVKP; from the coding sequence CCGCGGGGCTTCTGGCCGACGCCCATATCTTCGTCTACCACCGCTTCGGCGACACGCGCCACCCCTCCACCGACACCTCCGTCCAGACGCTTCGCAAACAGTTCGACTATTTCAGGAAGCACGGGTATGAGGTCGTCCCTCTCTCGAAACTCGTGGCGGCCCTGAAAGACGGTGAACCGGTCTCCGACAGATGGGTCGTGCTGACCATCGACGACAGTTTCGAAAGCTTCTACGAAAAGGGGCTGCCCATCTTCCGGGAGTACGGCTACCCTTTCACCCTTTTCGTCTATACCGAAGCGACCGACAAGAAGTACGGCGACTACATGAGCTGGGAAGAGGTGAACGAAGCCAAACGCTTCGGGGAACTCGGCTTCCACTCCCATGCCCACCCTCACATGGTCTCCAAAAGCGACACCTATCTGAAAAAGGATTTCGAAAAAGGGCTGGCCCTGATGGAGCGCCATACGGGCCGACGACCCAGCTATTTCGCCTACCCCTACGGGGAGTATGACACAAGGGTCAGAAAAATCGCCGAAAGCTTCGGCTTCGATGCCATCTGCAACCAGAATGTGGGTGCCGTCTCCGAACGCTCCGACGTCATGGACCTGGACCGCATCGCCCTGACGGGCGACCCCGACCTTGCTTCGAAACTCAAAATCCGGTTTCTCGACGCCACCTGGCTGGCACCCCGGGCCTGGCCCAAAGAGGGCACCGTCGGCGAAGTGAAAGTGAAGCTCAACGAGCCCGTCAAAGCCCGCCACGGCTATCTCTACCTCACCGGCTACGGCTGGGAGCGGGTCGACATTCGCGAAGGAGCGGTCGACACCCGATGGCACAAACCCCTCAAAAAGCGACGCAGCCGTCTCATTTTAAAGGTTGATCGCGATAAAATAAACACCAAAATTCTCGTCAAACCCTAA
- the frr gene encoding ribosome recycling factor yields the protein METLNEVYDYAKEHMEKSIDVLKKDFSTIRTGRVSTHIVDSIKVDYYGTPTPLNQVGSVIATDAQTITISPWEKNLLPEIEHAIQQANIGVNPNNDGETIKLFFPPMTVEQRQESAKQAKAMGEKAKIAIRNIRRDANDKIKKMGKEKLITEDEEKKGLEQVQKITDDYVKKVDELVKKKEEEVLKV from the coding sequence ATGGAAACCCTCAACGAAGTCTACGACTACGCCAAAGAACATATGGAGAAGTCGATCGACGTTTTGAAAAAAGATTTCAGCACCATCCGCACGGGCCGCGTCTCGACCCATATCGTCGACAGTATCAAAGTCGACTACTACGGCACCCCCACGCCGCTGAACCAGGTCGGAAGCGTCATCGCCACCGATGCTCAGACCATCACCATCAGCCCCTGGGAGAAGAATCTGCTTCCCGAAATCGAACACGCCATCCAGCAGGCGAACATCGGTGTCAATCCCAACAACGACGGCGAAACCATCAAACTCTTCTTCCCGCCCATGACCGTCGAACAGCGCCAGGAGAGCGCCAAGCAGGCCAAAGCGATGGGGGAAAAGGCCAAAATCGCCATCCGCAACATCCGCCGCGACGCGAACGACAAGATCAAGAAGATGGGCAAAGAGAAACTGATCACAGAAGACGAAGAGAAAAAGGGGTTGGAGCAGGTCCAGAAGATCACCGACGACTATGTGAAGAAGGTGGACGAACTGGTCAAAAAGAAAGAGGAAGAGGTCCTCAAGGTTTAG
- the pyrE gene encoding orotate phosphoribosyltransferase has protein sequence MDIKKIYMDADALLHGHFKLSSGNHSEYYLQSAKVLEDPKTAKLLAEALAGQIKEYGLAVDTVCSPAIGGLIAGFALATALDCRYIFTERVNGQMTLRRGFTVKPGEKILICEDIVTTGGSAMEAAAEVERLGAEVVGFAALANRGFCRRIGSELERKPNCKLPEDKPFFALADFDFAMYAPEACPLCKAGSEAVKPGSRGN, from the coding sequence ATGGACATCAAAAAAATCTACATGGACGCCGACGCGCTTCTGCACGGCCACTTCAAGCTCAGTTCGGGAAACCACTCCGAATACTACCTCCAGTCGGCGAAGGTTTTGGAGGATCCCAAAACCGCGAAGCTGCTGGCGGAGGCGCTGGCAGGGCAGATCAAGGAGTACGGCCTGGCGGTCGATACGGTCTGCTCTCCCGCCATCGGCGGCCTGATCGCCGGATTCGCCCTGGCGACGGCACTGGATTGCCGCTACATCTTCACCGAGCGGGTAAACGGCCAAATGACCCTTCGGCGGGGATTTACGGTCAAACCCGGCGAGAAGATCCTCATCTGCGAAGATATCGTCACCACCGGCGGCTCCGCCATGGAAGCGGCGGCGGAGGTGGAGAGGCTGGGTGCCGAGGTGGTCGGTTTCGCGGCGCTGGCCAACCGTGGATTCTGCCGCCGCATCGGAAGCGAACTGGAGCGGAAACCCAACTGCAAACTGCCCGAAGACAAACCCTTCTTCGCCCTGGCGGATTTCGATTTTGCGATGTATGCCCCGGAAGCGTGCCCCCTCTGCAAGGCGGGCAGCGAAGCTGTGAAACCGGGAAGCAGAGGGAATTGA
- a CDS encoding RDD family protein — MGKPSRWRKAKQGKAEVPRSDSKEKQTIHKEERVCAPVVLRLKAFLTDTFMIVMPILYIVIYLVMGSREGFRNHMGEGWLIILIAHFIAVTVFWAIAGQTPGMRAYDLLLVDAGTGQKPGIVKLLLRYVMMQTAILSILGLFLPFFLKSREALHDLVSGTCIVWRPGLHDKRREPKNA; from the coding sequence ATGGGCAAACCGTCTCGGTGGAGGAAAGCGAAACAGGGCAAGGCGGAGGTTCCCCGTTCCGATTCAAAAGAGAAGCAAACCATCCACAAAGAGGAGCGTGTTTGTGCCCCCGTCGTACTGCGCCTCAAAGCCTTCCTGACCGACACCTTCATGATCGTCATGCCCATTCTCTACATCGTTATCTATCTGGTGATGGGAAGCCGGGAGGGATTTCGCAACCATATGGGAGAAGGGTGGCTCATCATCCTCATCGCCCACTTCATCGCCGTGACCGTCTTCTGGGCGATCGCCGGCCAGACGCCGGGGATGCGGGCCTACGACTTGTTGCTGGTCGACGCCGGGACGGGCCAGAAACCTGGCATCGTCAAGCTGCTGCTGCGGTACGTAATGATGCAAACCGCCATTCTCTCGATTCTTGGGCTCTTTCTCCCCTTCTTCCTTAAAAGCCGCGAAGCGCTCCACGACCTGGTCTCGGGCACCTGCATCGTCTGGCGACCCGGACTGCACGACAAGAGAAGAGAACCCAAAAACGCATGA
- a CDS encoding MFS transporter — MFLRLSAFYLFYFAAVGVYVIFFPKALQMAGYDSLQIGTLLSAAPLMRFFAPFLFLKHLKLDDRTFLGALALMSLAVLLFWPALPYFWALMGANLLFGAAMSVALPFVETRALESLSKKIYGRSRLFGSIGFIAIALWLGKVLQTPQDALRYLIATIWLTAASGALIVLADRAHAHTDKKEEGRPFDLLSHWPLWGAFFLMQVSFGGFYNFFTIYETAHGISLETTSWLWSFGVICEIVMFYFQGPLLHKNLMTLLKVTVFATSIRWALLWLFPDSLPMTFAAQSLHALSFALYHTTAITLLHALYRRKALAQQFFLGISYGLGGFAGALLAGKLYGENLFLYESAIALVAFGSLLFEKRGASPTKIG, encoded by the coding sequence ATGTTCCTGCGGCTTTCGGCATTCTACCTCTTCTACTTCGCGGCGGTGGGGGTCTATGTCATCTTCTTCCCCAAAGCCCTCCAGATGGCGGGGTACGACAGCCTGCAGATCGGCACGCTCCTCTCCGCCGCCCCGCTGATGCGCTTTTTCGCTCCCTTCCTCTTTCTTAAACACCTGAAACTCGACGACCGGACCTTTCTCGGTGCATTGGCGCTCATGAGCCTCGCCGTGCTGCTCTTCTGGCCGGCGCTTCCTTATTTCTGGGCCCTGATGGGTGCCAACCTGCTCTTCGGCGCCGCCATGAGCGTCGCCCTTCCCTTCGTGGAGACCCGGGCACTGGAGAGCCTCTCGAAAAAAATCTACGGGCGCTCAAGGCTTTTCGGCTCCATCGGCTTCATCGCCATCGCCCTATGGCTGGGAAAGGTGCTGCAAACCCCCCAAGACGCACTACGCTACCTCATAGCCACCATATGGCTCACCGCCGCTTCCGGGGCGCTGATCGTCCTGGCCGACAGAGCCCACGCCCATACAGACAAAAAAGAGGAGGGCAGGCCGTTCGACCTCCTCTCCCACTGGCCCCTTTGGGGCGCCTTTTTCCTGATGCAGGTGAGTTTCGGCGGCTTCTACAACTTCTTCACCATCTACGAAACCGCCCACGGCATCTCGCTGGAGACCACAAGCTGGCTCTGGAGCTTCGGCGTCATCTGCGAAATCGTCATGTTCTATTTCCAGGGGCCTCTGCTGCACAAAAACCTGATGACCCTTCTGAAAGTGACGGTTTTCGCCACGTCGATACGCTGGGCACTGCTGTGGCTCTTTCCCGATTCTCTTCCCATGACCTTCGCCGCCCAGAGCCTCCATGCCCTGAGTTTCGCCCTCTACCACACCACCGCCATCACCCTTCTGCACGCCCTCTACCGGCGCAAGGCGCTGGCGCAGCAGTTCTTCCTGGGTATCTCCTACGGCCTGGGCGGTTTCGCCGGGGCGTTGCTCGCCGGGAAACTCTACGGAGAGAACCTCTTTTTGTATGAAAGCGCCATCGCTCTGGTTGCATTCGGTTCCCTCCTGTTTGAGAAACGGGGCGCATCCCCTACAAAAATCGGGTAA
- a CDS encoding TIGR04219 family outer membrane beta-barrel protein has translation MAKRLSLFACAALLTAGISANADTLGGEIAIGGWNHDPSGWVKYPNDVPDDQSKVDADDDLNLDTETDLYVRAKLEHPVPILPNIRLAYVKTESEGDGTISRDFTFGDITVGVSDKIHSEASLKNYDATFYYELLDNDTVGLDLGITARYLDGYVKVTDKTTGESDSHDIDFVVPMVYAGARIALPFLEGLSVGAEGSGITYDGSTLFDIQGDLRYTFGMGLGAEAGYRWQKVKLDDVDDSDADIDIKGFYAGLVWDF, from the coding sequence ATGGCCAAACGATTGTCACTCTTTGCATGCGCTGCGCTTCTGACGGCAGGCATCTCGGCGAATGCCGATACCCTCGGCGGCGAGATCGCCATCGGCGGTTGGAATCACGACCCCAGCGGCTGGGTCAAATACCCCAACGATGTGCCCGACGACCAGAGCAAGGTCGATGCCGACGACGACCTGAACCTGGATACGGAGACCGATCTCTACGTCAGGGCGAAACTGGAGCATCCCGTTCCCATTCTCCCCAATATCCGGCTTGCCTATGTCAAAACGGAAAGCGAAGGGGACGGCACCATCTCCCGTGACTTCACGTTCGGCGACATCACCGTCGGCGTCAGCGACAAAATCCACTCCGAAGCGAGCCTAAAGAACTACGATGCCACCTTCTACTACGAACTGCTCGACAATGATACGGTCGGCCTCGACCTGGGGATCACCGCCAGGTATCTCGACGGGTATGTCAAAGTTACGGACAAAACGACAGGAGAAAGCGACAGCCACGATATCGACTTCGTCGTCCCCATGGTCTATGCCGGCGCCCGCATCGCCCTTCCGTTCCTCGAAGGGCTCTCCGTAGGCGCGGAAGGGAGCGGCATCACCTACGACGGAAGCACCCTTTTCGATATTCAGGGCGATCTCCGTTATACCTTCGGCATGGGGCTGGGAGCCGAAGCCGGCTACCGGTGGCAGAAGGTCAAACTGGACGATGTGGACGACTCCGACGCCGATATCGACATCAAAGGTTTCTACGCCGGCCTCGTCTGGGACTTCTAA
- a CDS encoding NAD(P)H-dependent oxidoreductase — MEKIDIFMEAMRERHATKRFDPEKRIPEAQMRTILEIGRLSPSSFGMEPWRFLVIRDEGLKAQLRPLCWNQPQITECSDLVVIKHLVAPLAPGGAYSRKMLSRRDLPKEMIEAYYERYDAFVTEKFRGEGMGCWSAKQCYIAAGNMMTGAMTMGIDSCAIEGFEKAKVEALLELDVAKEEVAMLIAFGYRVKPAPEKVRLPLEEIVTFV; from the coding sequence ATGGAAAAGATCGACATTTTTATGGAAGCGATGCGTGAACGCCACGCGACGAAGCGGTTCGACCCCGAAAAGAGGATCCCGGAGGCGCAGATGCGAACCATTCTGGAGATCGGGCGCCTGAGCCCCTCCTCTTTCGGCATGGAGCCGTGGCGTTTCCTGGTCATCCGTGACGAGGGGCTCAAGGCGCAGTTACGGCCGCTGTGCTGGAACCAGCCGCAGATCACCGAATGCAGCGACCTGGTGGTCATCAAGCATCTCGTCGCCCCTTTGGCGCCGGGCGGCGCGTACAGCCGCAAAATGCTCTCCCGGCGCGACCTGCCCAAAGAGATGATCGAAGCCTATTACGAGCGCTACGACGCCTTCGTGACGGAGAAATTCAGAGGAGAGGGGATGGGGTGCTGGAGCGCCAAACAGTGTTACATCGCGGCGGGCAATATGATGACCGGTGCCATGACGATGGGCATCGACAGTTGTGCCATCGAAGGGTTCGAAAAGGCGAAAGTGGAAGCGCTGCTGGAGCTCGATGTGGCCAAAGAGGAGGTGGCGATGCTCATCGCCTTCGGGTACCGCGTCAAGCCGGCGCCCGAAAAGGTGCGGTTGCCCCTGGAAGAGATCGTGACGTTTGTTTAG
- a CDS encoding DUF3137 domain-containing protein has translation MGARTSDLIDFYYDELHGELEGLEAERKRLLRNLSIVALITAAAFVAYVIYADGDILYDRVYTVLFVALPVVFVAREWMSRSYRKRFKQEVFGRIVARVDPSLSYEPEGKVPEALFVASGLFGTRYDTYRGSDLIRGKIGETPIRFSNLKVKKRKGDDDETIFAGTFIVTEFHKHFTHPLAVMPDVAERYLGVIGSWMQNAGARNLVRLDSPRFEKYFKVYSDDAVEAHYLLTPNLMEKIVELRERAGADLYLSFRYDKLFIAIANGGRWFEPSLFRSLLRLDIVKGYIENLQLLLGIVEELNLNRRIWSKE, from the coding sequence ATGGGGGCCAGAACCTCGGACCTGATCGACTTCTACTACGACGAGCTCCATGGAGAGCTCGAAGGGCTCGAAGCGGAGCGTAAACGCCTCCTTCGAAACCTCTCCATTGTCGCCCTCATCACTGCGGCGGCCTTCGTCGCCTATGTCATCTATGCGGATGGCGATATTTTGTACGACAGGGTTTATACCGTCCTCTTTGTCGCGTTGCCTGTCGTGTTCGTGGCACGGGAGTGGATGAGCCGAAGCTACCGAAAGCGCTTCAAGCAAGAGGTTTTCGGCCGCATCGTCGCCCGCGTCGACCCCTCTTTGAGCTACGAGCCGGAGGGCAAAGTGCCCGAAGCGCTTTTTGTCGCCAGCGGGCTTTTCGGCACCCGCTACGACACCTACAGGGGCAGCGACCTCATCCGGGGAAAAATCGGCGAAACCCCCATTCGGTTTTCCAATCTGAAGGTCAAAAAGAGGAAAGGGGACGACGACGAGACAATCTTCGCCGGCACTTTCATCGTGACAGAATTCCACAAACATTTCACCCATCCGCTGGCGGTCATGCCCGATGTGGCGGAGCGCTACCTGGGGGTGATAGGAAGCTGGATGCAAAATGCGGGGGCCCGCAATCTGGTGCGCCTCGATTCGCCCCGGTTCGAAAAGTATTTCAAAGTCTACTCCGACGACGCGGTGGAGGCCCACTACCTGCTGACGCCCAACCTGATGGAGAAGATCGTGGAACTGAGGGAGCGGGCGGGCGCGGATCTCTACCTCTCTTTTAGGTACGACAAACTCTTCATCGCCATCGCCAACGGCGGCAGATGGTTCGAGCCGAGCCTCTTCCGCTCCCTCCTGCGGCTCGATATCGTCAAGGGGTATATCGAAAACCTTCAACTGCTTCTGGGCATCGTGGAGGAGCTCAATCTCAACCGAAGAATCTGGAGCAAGGAGTGA
- a CDS encoding LemA family protein — MEILIALGVVLLIGILLFNTLVSRRNQCDNIFASIDALLKKRYNLIPNLVTLMKESMQYERGLLEKVTQLRSKAMKPGLTPKQKMSIADEMEGPLKGLMVSVENYPELKANEQIMQLMRTLNEIEEQIAAARRAYNQAVTDYNNAREMFPSSLIAAWFRFEPRELFEIPQAQRESVDIKSLLNK; from the coding sequence ATGGAAATTCTCATCGCTTTGGGTGTCGTTCTGCTCATCGGCATACTCCTTTTCAATACCCTCGTCTCCCGGCGCAATCAGTGCGACAACATTTTCGCCAGTATCGACGCGTTGCTGAAGAAGCGCTACAACCTCATCCCCAACCTGGTGACACTGATGAAAGAGTCGATGCAGTACGAGCGGGGGCTTCTCGAAAAGGTGACGCAGCTGCGTTCCAAGGCGATGAAGCCCGGTTTGACACCGAAGCAGAAGATGTCCATCGCCGACGAAATGGAAGGGCCGCTGAAGGGGCTGATGGTTTCGGTGGAGAACTATCCCGAACTGAAAGCCAACGAACAGATCATGCAGCTGATGCGCACGCTCAACGAGATCGAGGAGCAGATCGCCGCGGCGAGGCGGGCCTACAACCAGGCGGTGACCGACTATAACAACGCCAGGGAGATGTTCCCCTCCTCTCTCATCGCCGCCTGGTTTCGTTTCGAGCCGCGGGAGCTTTTCGAAATTCCGCAGGCGCAGCGGGAGAGTGTGGACATCAAGAGCCTCCTGAACAAGTGA
- the typA gene encoding translational GTPase TypA — protein sequence MQNIRNIAVIAHVDHGKTTLVDGLLQQSGTFEAHKEMAERVMDSNDIEKERGITILSKNTAIRYNEYKINIIDTPGHADFGGEVERVLKMVDGVLLLVDAQEGVMPQTKFVLKKAIELGLRPIVVVNKIDKPAAEPERVVDEVFDLLVALEADETQLDFPVLYAAARDGYAKWNMEDENKDLTPLFEAILEYVPAPEGSAENTLQTQVFTLDYDNYVGRIGIARIFNGRLKSGEQVMLAKANGEQKKGRVTKLIGFIGLERIEIDEAEAGDIVAIAGFNEIDVGDTVTDPTNPQPLDPLHIEEPTLSVVFSVNDGPFAGREGKFVTANKLKERLEKEMETNIAMRLEQLGEGSFKVSGRGELQISILAENMRREGYEFLISRPEVVIKEENGVRLEPYEHLVIDVPEEHSGAVIEKLGRRKAEMTSMNPMPDGTTRIEFEIPARGLIGFRTQFLTDTKGEGVMNHSFLAYRPFVGNVEHRTNGALISMENGKALGYALFNLQDRGVLFIKPQTEVYVGMIIGEHARPNDLEVNPIKGKKLSNVRSSGADDAIVLVPPREMNLERAMEWIEEDELVEVTPENIRIRKRYLDPHVRKRMEKQKKA from the coding sequence ATGCAAAACATCCGAAACATCGCCGTCATCGCCCACGTCGACCACGGCAAGACCACCCTCGTCGACGGCCTTCTCCAGCAGTCCGGCACCTTCGAAGCCCACAAAGAGATGGCCGAAAGGGTCATGGACAGCAACGACATCGAAAAAGAGCGCGGCATCACGATCCTTTCGAAGAATACCGCCATCCGATACAACGAATACAAGATCAACATCATCGACACCCCCGGCCACGCCGACTTCGGCGGCGAAGTGGAGCGGGTGCTGAAGATGGTCGACGGCGTGCTACTGCTGGTCGACGCCCAGGAGGGGGTCATGCCCCAGACCAAATTCGTCCTCAAAAAGGCGATCGAACTGGGCCTGCGCCCCATCGTCGTCGTCAACAAGATCGACAAGCCCGCCGCCGAGCCCGAGCGGGTCGTCGACGAAGTCTTCGACCTGCTGGTGGCCCTGGAGGCGGACGAAACCCAGCTCGACTTCCCGGTGCTCTACGCCGCTGCCCGCGACGGGTACGCCAAGTGGAACATGGAGGACGAAAACAAAGACCTCACGCCCCTTTTCGAAGCGATTCTGGAGTATGTCCCCGCCCCGGAGGGGAGTGCGGAGAATACCCTGCAGACCCAGGTCTTCACCCTCGACTACGACAACTACGTCGGCCGCATCGGCATCGCCCGCATCTTCAACGGCCGCCTCAAATCGGGCGAACAGGTGATGCTGGCCAAAGCCAACGGCGAACAGAAAAAGGGGCGCGTCACGAAGCTGATCGGCTTTATCGGGCTGGAGCGCATCGAGATCGACGAAGCGGAGGCGGGGGACATCGTCGCCATCGCCGGCTTCAACGAGATCGACGTGGGCGACACCGTCACCGACCCCACCAACCCCCAGCCGCTCGACCCGCTCCATATCGAAGAGCCGACCCTCTCGGTCGTCTTCAGCGTCAACGACGGCCCCTTCGCCGGCCGTGAAGGGAAGTTCGTCACCGCCAACAAGCTCAAAGAGCGGCTGGAGAAGGAGATGGAGACCAACATCGCCATGCGCCTGGAGCAGCTCGGGGAAGGGAGTTTCAAAGTCTCGGGCCGCGGGGAGCTGCAAATCTCCATTCTGGCCGAAAACATGCGCCGGGAGGGGTACGAGTTTCTCATCTCCCGCCCCGAAGTGGTCATCAAAGAGGAAAACGGCGTGCGCCTGGAACCCTACGAGCACCTGGTGATCGACGTACCCGAAGAGCACAGCGGCGCGGTCATCGAGAAGCTTGGGCGCCGCAAGGCGGAGATGACCTCCATGAACCCGATGCCCGACGGCACCACCCGCATCGAGTTCGAGATCCCCGCCAGGGGGCTCATCGGTTTCAGGACCCAGTTTCTGACCGACACCAAAGGGGAAGGGGTCATGAACCACTCCTTCCTCGCCTACCGCCCCTTCGTCGGCAACGTGGAGCACCGCACCAACGGCGCGCTCATCTCCATGGAGAACGGCAAGGCGCTGGGATACGCCCTTTTCAATCTCCAGGACCGCGGGGTACTTTTCATCAAGCCCCAGACGGAGGTCTATGTGGGCATGATCATCGGCGAGCACGCCCGCCCCAACGACCTGGAGGTCAACCCGATCAAGGGTAAAAAACTCTCCAACGTCCGTTCCTCCGGCGCCGACGACGCCATCGTCCTGGTCCCGCCCAGAGAGATGAACCTGGAGCGGGCGATGGAGTGGATCGAAGAGGATGAACTGGTGGAAGTGACCCCCGAAAATATCCGTATCCGCAAACGCTACCTCGACCCGCATGTGCGCAAACGGATGGAGAAACAGAAAAAAGCGTAA
- a CDS encoding flagellar hook-length control protein FliK translates to MALLQLAPLLAMLERSGSGKRSLSHGTEEENALFKTLFEMLKNEKSDATSVQSVLESLEKEGEMPVDVKIEPKTEEHRSPPAGAVEEKPEKFSPLQRHLTMKLLRPGEGVKEQKPLPAEALSGLLQKELSLFMNRKTPHKKATPFLQTKEETLPSASLWPLQSESVLFDPMSRRLATERNAHELKTADTLHALLRTAQRFGLAIGHVSLQKEPAEENAQKGIKLREPLSKPSLPLSMALSQLLHPLRKKSETEGAKAAGKGLENLASLLAAGDGKKTASPQKSSAAEGLRSLMGRLEGKKASHTAALFEIPERQISRNIAEEARKSSRASLSDDTPGAEEPEAVTLHNSQAIAHEQERLSQKIVDAKATVHHFARALQEQVENYKPPFTRMQLSMDPKDLGSVEVTLISRGNNLHIQVHSNPTAIGVMATQGQELKQQLVSMGFTDVQMQFNMNQQQQQQQQQKNRTGHGPGRYLDMEEIPEFFESIDLTLPRYV, encoded by the coding sequence ATGGCACTGCTGCAACTGGCCCCTCTGCTGGCGATGCTGGAGAGGAGCGGCTCGGGGAAAAGGAGCCTCTCCCACGGTACCGAAGAGGAGAATGCCCTTTTCAAGACCCTCTTCGAAATGCTCAAAAACGAAAAGAGCGACGCCACCTCCGTACAGAGCGTCCTGGAGAGTCTGGAAAAAGAGGGCGAAATGCCCGTGGATGTGAAGATAGAGCCGAAAACGGAAGAGCACCGCAGCCCGCCCGCCGGCGCAGTGGAGGAAAAACCGGAAAAGTTTTCCCCTCTTCAGCGGCATCTGACCATGAAACTGCTCCGACCGGGCGAAGGCGTGAAAGAGCAAAAACCGCTCCCGGCCGAAGCGCTTTCCGGCCTGCTGCAAAAAGAGCTTTCCCTTTTCATGAACCGGAAAACCCCCCACAAGAAGGCGACACCGTTTTTACAGACGAAGGAGGAAACTTTACCTTCCGCTTCCCTGTGGCCGCTGCAGAGTGAAAGCGTACTCTTCGACCCCATGTCTCGGCGCCTGGCGACGGAGCGCAACGCCCATGAGCTCAAAACCGCCGACACCCTTCACGCCCTTCTTCGCACGGCCCAGCGTTTCGGGCTGGCCATCGGGCATGTCTCGCTGCAAAAAGAGCCTGCCGAAGAGAATGCGCAAAAGGGCATAAAGCTCCGGGAACCCCTTTCGAAGCCCTCCCTTCCCCTCTCCATGGCCCTCTCGCAGCTGCTCCACCCTCTGCGGAAAAAGTCGGAAACGGAGGGTGCGAAAGCGGCAGGAAAGGGTCTGGAGAACCTGGCTTCCCTGCTCGCCGCCGGTGACGGTAAGAAAACGGCCTCCCCGCAGAAAAGCTCCGCCGCGGAGGGCCTCCGGTCGCTGATGGGCCGGCTGGAGGGGAAAAAAGCGTCACACACCGCCGCGCTTTTTGAAATACCGGAGCGGCAAATTTCCAGAAACATCGCCGAAGAGGCCCGAAAATCCTCCCGTGCCTCTCTCTCGGACGACACGCCGGGGGCCGAAGAACCGGAAGCCGTCACGCTCCACAACTCCCAGGCCATCGCCCACGAACAGGAGAGGCTCTCCCAGAAAATCGTCGACGCCAAAGCGACGGTCCACCACTTCGCCCGGGCGCTTCAGGAGCAGGTGGAGAACTACAAGCCCCCCTTCACCCGTATGCAGCTCAGCATGGACCCCAAAGATCTGGGGAGTGTGGAAGTCACCCTCATCAGCCGCGGCAACAACCTGCACATCCAGGTCCACTCCAACCCTACGGCCATCGGGGTGATGGCGACCCAGGGACAGGAGCTGAAGCAGCAGCTCGTCTCCATGGGGTTCACCGATGTGCAAATGCAGTTCAACATGAACCAGCAGCAGCAACAGCAGCAACAGCAGAAAAACCGTACCGGCCACGGACCGGGCCGATACCTCGATATGGAAGAGATTCCCGAATTTTTCGAATCGATCGACCTGACCCTTCCGCGATACGTATAA
- a CDS encoding FlgD immunoglobulin-like domain containing protein — MDVTTATRATPTIGAKKEDTVFNPKGVLGKDDFLKLLVTELQYQDPTDPMDTEKILNQTSQLATLEAQTNTNKTMKKIADVFQSSSQFAAIGAIGKMADLGNDDVRLDEDGRVSFDIYFPDSVRNGTVEITDSSGRVVKTLPLSSLEKGVHTFTWDGGTAGGERAEAGVYHVSAHYLDGSGEQKKSRVGIYPVESVRFDGSEASLKLGSHYVPLAQIKEIYEG; from the coding sequence ATGGATGTAACGACTGCGACACGCGCCACTCCGACCATTGGAGCCAAGAAAGAAGATACCGTCTTCAACCCCAAAGGGGTCCTCGGCAAAGACGACTTCCTCAAACTGCTCGTCACCGAACTACAGTATCAGGACCCGACCGATCCGATGGATACGGAAAAGATTCTAAACCAGACCTCTCAGCTCGCCACCCTGGAGGCACAGACCAATACCAACAAAACGATGAAGAAGATCGCCGACGTTTTTCAGAGCTCGTCCCAGTTCGCCGCCATCGGCGCCATCGGGAAAATGGCGGATCTTGGCAACGACGATGTCCGTCTGGACGAGGACGGCAGGGTCTCTTTCGATATCTATTTCCCCGACAGTGTGCGTAACGGGACCGTCGAAATCACCGACAGCAGCGGCCGGGTCGTGAAGACGCTTCCCCTCTCTTCACTGGAAAAAGGGGTCCACACCTTCACCTGGGACGGCGGCACCGCCGGGGGAGAGCGTGCCGAAGCGGGTGTCTACCATGTCAGTGCCCACTATCTCGACGGGTCCGGGGAGCAGAAAAAATCGCGGGTCGGCATCTACCCTGTCGAATCGGTCCGTTTCGACGGCTCCGAAGCTTCCCTGAAACTGGGTTCCCACTATGTGCCGCTGGCCCAGATCAAGGAAATCTACGAGGGGTAA